A region of the Chlamydia felis Fe/C-56 genome:
TGTATTTTGGTATTGGATAAACCATAACGTTTAGCTAAAACAAGAGCTGCTGCTGTAGCTCCGGTACCACAAGCTAACGACTCTCTTTCTAATCCACGTTCGTAAGTGCGCATGTGAATTTCTCTGAAGTCCTGAGCCTGAACAAAATTCACATTCGTTCCTTGAGGCGCAAAATCCTCATGATAACGTAGAAAACTTCCCCACAGATTCACAGGTACAGAGGATAAATCCTCCACAAAAACAATCACATGAGGGACTCCTGTATCAATGCTGAACACTTCTTTAGGAAGATCAGAAAGAGTATGCGTAAGTTGATGAGAACGGTACTTCCAATTAGGAAGAGTCATATCTACAACAACACGATCCCAGGAATAAAACTTCCCAGAATATACCCCCGAATCAGTTTCTACAGAAATTTCCTCTTTTTCTAATACCGAAGATAAATAAGCTATCACACAACGAAGACCATTCCCACACATATTTGGTCGGGAGCCGTCGTCATTAAAGATAATCAGCTTGGCATCAGCTATGGATGAGGGAAGGACATGAAGAAATCCGTCTACCTGATGTTCCCTACACAGATTAGGGATCATTGTAATATCGGGGCAGGCCTCGCTAAGAATAAAGCGATTCCCTGCTCCCGAAAAGAAATAACGCTTACAGATCGTTGAACGAGAAAAGGATGCCATCGAGCAAACCAAAGTCTTTAGCTTCATCTGCAGTCATCCACATATCTCGATCGATAGCTTTTTCAATAACTTCTCTAGGTTGTCCTGTGGCTTCTACATAAACATCAACTATGCGTTTTTTTGTTTTTAAGATTTCACGAGCGTGAATGTCTAAATCTGTAGCTTGTCCTGTGATGGGACCGCCTATAGATGGCTGGTGAATCATAATACGCGAATGGGGAGTTGCAAAACGACGCCCAGGAGCTGCACACAAGCTTAATACTGATCCCATGGAAGCTGCTAATCCTGTAACTACAGTAGTCACCGGAGACGTCATCATTTTTATTTGATCCCAGACTGCAAAGCCTGCATCTACAGATCCTCCGGGACTATTAATCACGAATACTATAGGCTGACCTGGATTGGTAAGTTCTAAATACCAAAGCTTCTTAATAGCATCCGCTGCGCTCTTATCTGTTACAGGCTCAGAAAAAAATACCCGACGGGTATCTAGAATTTTTCTATCTATAACATCTTGTAACTTATTCTCTACTTCCCCATCAGGCATAGAACAATACATCTCCTAACTAAACTAAAGTTTCCAGATCGATTTCAGGATAAAGCGGGAACCGCGCCAATAAATCTGCGACTCGAGCCTTTGCTTCTTGAGCAATGTTTTCCGGAAGCTCTCCTTCACTTTTACTAAAATTATCATCAGCATTACGTCTCAAAGTAATATTTCGCAATACTTTCACAATAATATTCGCAACTTCTTCCATTTCATCGCTGCCCATACCCAAAGACGTTAAAGCAGGTGTCCCCAAACGTATTCCTGAGGTTCTCCACACGCCCTCAGAATCAGATGGTATAGTATTGCGATTCACAGCAATACCTACAGAACTTAAGATATCTTCAGCCACATTTCCAGGAATGCCTAAGGATGTCAAATCAATAATCAACATGTGGTTATCCGTTCCACCAGTCAGCAGGCGTAAACCGTGCTTCTGAAAATGTTCTGCTAACGTCCTAGCATTATCTACAACCTGATGAGCATACTTTTTGAAATCCACAGTTAAGGCTTCTTTCAACGCTATAGCTTTTGCTGCAATAACATGAGGTAGAGGTCCTCCCATCATTAAAGGACAAGCTCTATTAATCATACCTTCATATTCTTTAGTAGATAACATTAAACCTCCACGAGGTCCTCGCAGTGTTTTATGAGTTGTCGTAGTCACAATATCGGCAAAAGGAATCGGGTTTTCTTCTTCTACAAATACGCCACCAGCAACAAGGCCTGCAAAATGCGCCATATCCACCCACAAAACCGCGCCACAATCATCAGCAATTTGTTTTAGGATGGAAAAATTTAATCTTCGAGAATAAGAAGAATATCCAGCAATTAATACTGTAGGCTTATGTGTTCGTACTAAACGAGCTATCTCAGCATAATCAAAAAGCTCTGTCTTTTTACTCACTTCATAAGGCAAACAGCGCATTAATTTAGACATGACGTTTAAGCGTACATTTCCGTGTGTTAAATGCCCCCCAGAATTCAACGAAGGCCCTAGACACACATGAGAGCCTATCTCCGCTTTTAATTCTGCATATTCCTTATCCGTAAGATCATTAATCGTTTTATATCCCAAACGTTTAACTGCGGGGCCTTGGATTTTCTGAGTGATAATTGCCATGATTGCCAATAAATTAGCATCCGCACCTGAATGTGGTTGTACAAAAGCACTCTCTGCACCAAAGAGTTCTTTAGCGGTTTCTGCACATTCCCATTCGATAGCGTCCACATTCTCACAGCAAGAATAAAACCGCTTAAAAGGACTGCCTTCGCAATATTTATCCGTAAGCAAATTCCCCATGGCAAGCTGAACAGAAATAGAGGAATAATTTTCAGAAGCTATCATCTTTAAACGTGAACGCTGACTTTTTAGCTCATCAATGACGCTCTTCCCGATAGAAGGAAAGGAATGCAAAAGATGATCTAATGCAGCTAAATATGCGGTAGAAGCTAAATCCTGCCCCTTCTTCCCCGAAGCATTTTCTAAAAATTTATGCAACAATGACGCCATTGCCGAACCTCTATTAACAACTATCTACAAATGAAAAACTATAATATACAGCGAAGCTCTTCGCACCTAACCCAAGCAAGACTAAGAACTAGGGTATTTTTCCCTCAGAGAAAAAGCTAAGATCTAGAGAGACATCCTAGCTTTCGCATCGAAAAATGTCAATCGGCTCATCATGCGACCCGAACACCACTAAAAATAAGTAGACGCATGATGCTATCTCCGGATTTTTACTAAGACACATACAGGGAAACTCACTATTTTCTAGGTGCGAAACAATCTTCCACTCTTTACATTAGGCTCTTTGGATTCATTCTAGACTAAGATGATTCAATGACTGTATATCTAGGATTAAATCAACAAACGG
Encoded here:
- the dapF gene encoding bifunctional diaminopimelate epimerase/glutamate racemase, which gives rise to MASFSRSTICKRYFFSGAGNRFILSEACPDITMIPNLCREHQVDGFLHVLPSSIADAKLIIFNDDGSRPNMCGNGLRCVIAYLSSVLEKEEISVETDSGVYSGKFYSWDRVVVDMTLPNWKYRSHQLTHTLSDLPKEVFSIDTGVPHVIVFVEDLSSVPVNLWGSFLRYHEDFAPQGTNVNFVQAQDFREIHMRTYERGLERESLACGTGATAAALVLAKRYGLSNTKIHIWTWNRILIKISLDSDRVYLEGPVAQDILDESF
- a CDS encoding ATP-dependent Clp protease proteolytic subunit, which translates into the protein MPDGEVENKLQDVIDRKILDTRRVFFSEPVTDKSAADAIKKLWYLELTNPGQPIVFVINSPGGSVDAGFAVWDQIKMMTSPVTTVVTGLAASMGSVLSLCAAPGRRFATPHSRIMIHQPSIGGPITGQATDLDIHAREILKTKKRIVDVYVEATGQPREVIEKAIDRDMWMTADEAKDFGLLDGILFSFNDL
- a CDS encoding glycine hydroxymethyltransferase, with product MASLLHKFLENASGKKGQDLASTAYLAALDHLLHSFPSIGKSVIDELKSQRSRLKMIASENYSSISVQLAMGNLLTDKYCEGSPFKRFYSCCENVDAIEWECAETAKELFGAESAFVQPHSGADANLLAIMAIITQKIQGPAVKRLGYKTINDLTDKEYAELKAEIGSHVCLGPSLNSGGHLTHGNVRLNVMSKLMRCLPYEVSKKTELFDYAEIARLVRTHKPTVLIAGYSSYSRRLNFSILKQIADDCGAVLWVDMAHFAGLVAGGVFVEEENPIPFADIVTTTTHKTLRGPRGGLMLSTKEYEGMINRACPLMMGGPLPHVIAAKAIALKEALTVDFKKYAHQVVDNARTLAEHFQKHGLRLLTGGTDNHMLIIDLTSLGIPGNVAEDILSSVGIAVNRNTIPSDSEGVWRTSGIRLGTPALTSLGMGSDEMEEVANIIVKVLRNITLRRNADDNFSKSEGELPENIAQEAKARVADLLARFPLYPEIDLETLV